Within Lolium rigidum isolate FL_2022 chromosome 5, APGP_CSIRO_Lrig_0.1, whole genome shotgun sequence, the genomic segment CTCAAACATCACAATGTCACTTAGCTTGTTGATAAGTTCATGCTTGAAGCATTCCTCGACCTGCATGAACAAGCATAAATGACAATCGGTGGCTGCACATTGATTACTTCACCATGACAATCGGTGGCTGCATGATCGTTTGGGAGTTTTCACGTACGTACCTTTTTCATGAGAATATCTCgctttgtttccatgttttctccGGCCATTCTAGTCGATAGGTTATCTGCTCCTAGATTTGAGGTCATAATGATAATAGTATTCTTGAAGTCTATTGCCCGTCCTTTGCCATCAGTCAACATACCATCCCCGAGGAGTTGAATGAGAATCTTAACTATCGAGGGATTTGCCTTATCCACCTCGTCAAAAAGAATAACGCTAAATGGTTGGCTCCTGACTGTCTCTGTGAGTTCTCCTTGTTCATAGCTTCGGAAATTCAAATAAGTAAAATTGTGAGACATGCGATAATGAAGTGTCGGAAAGGAGTAGGAGTGCAAAAAGTGTGAAAGTCAAACCTTCGAGGTCCTCCTATGAGACGCAACACTGATCCACTGTCAGCATATTCAGACATGTCTAAGCGAATCAACGCCTTCTCGTTGTCAAATAGCTTCTCGGCAAGTGATTTAGCGAGCTCTGTCTTTCCAACACCCGTCGGACCCAAAAAGAGGAAAGAGCCAACTGGTTGGCCAGATTGACCAAAGCCAGCCCTAGAACGTAGCACTTCCTGTGCAACCAAATTGACCGCTTCGTTCTGACCAACAACTCGCTCATGCAACTTCTGTGCCAGGTTGATCAGCTTCTCCCCCTCTTGATCAAATGTGGTGATCGGAATTTTAGTCCATCGGCTCACAGCCTTGTGATCAGAAACATTGGAACATGACATGAATATCACATTGGAGCAGTGGAAATTATTTAAACTACTTACGCAGATATGGTTAGGGAGGTTAATTTACCTGTGCGACATGGCCTGGACCAACAGTAAGAACCTCCTTGGGTTCATTTACAGTGCTGGTACCTTGAATGTTTTCAACTTGTTTTTGTTTACGCAGCTTCACCGCAGTGCATGCCTCGTCCATCAGATCGATTGCTTTGTCAGGAAACTGGCGACCTGACATGAACAAAGAATCCATCAACATGCACGAGACTAGTAAATTGAACTAACTCTTTGATTGATGACTTGAGGAACATATATACGTACCTGTAATGTAACGGTCAGCGAGGCGTACAGCAGCAACTAGAGCATCGTCGTCGATTGTCAAGCCATGGTGCTTCTGGTACCGCTTCTTGAGCCCCTGGAGGATGGCAATGGTGGCTTCCACGCTGGGCTCCTGGACGTCAACCTTTTGGAACCGGCGCTCGAGCGCGGAATCTTTCTCGATGTGCTTGCGGTACTCCTGGGAGGTGGTGGCGCCTACGCAGCGGATGCGACCACGGGCCAAGGCCGGCTTGAGGATGTTGGCGGCGTCGCCGGTGCCCCCACGGTCGCCGGCGCCGACGATCATGTGCATCTCGTCTATGAATAGTATGAGCTTCCCGTCCGAGTCCTCCGCCTGCGCGATGGCGTCCTTGAGGCGCTGCTCGAACATGCCGCGCCACCGGGTGCCCGCGACCATGGCCCCGACGTCGAGCTCGGCGACGCGCGCCCCCGCCAGCGCGTCCGGGACGTCCCCGGCAGCGATGCGCAGGGCGAGGCCCTCGGCGATGGCCGTCTTGCCGACGCCCGCGGCCCCGACGAGCGCGGCGCAGTTCTTGGTCCGGCGGCAGAGGATGCAGATGACGCGGTCGATCTCGTCGTCGCGGCCGATGACCGGGTCGAGCTTGCCGGCGTCCAGGGTCTTGAGGAGGGCCGGCCTGGAGACAAGAGACGTCACCTCTTGCTTGTATAGCCTCCACGCTGCCATTGCCAAAACAGCGGCCGATATTCCGAGCAGGGTTATGTGCGCCGTGTCTTTCGATAACCCAACGTGCTGCAGGAGCCGCGACAtattcgaagaagaagacgaccacGACTTGCAGGAAGATTATTTTTTGGAGATCGCTTTCGTGGTACGGTATATTGCACCGTATGTATGTGCACCCGACGACCCTCGCTCCGAAACCGGTCTGGGTTCTCTCATCAAGGCCAGCAACGGTTCGCCCTTTGTTGCCCACTCGGAACTCGGAAACTACAAAAACTAGTTGAgtgtccgtgcgttgctacggaaaaaTATAACATGCCATGGAAGGCAATATATATTGCCATGATAATATAATTATTGGGTCAGTGATTACTCTTTTAAGGGAATCGGTACATGTTTAGTTTATCTCTCCTAGACTATTGAATCCATCATGGTTTACATTGCATTGATAGCTTACCTTGTTGGTTTTTCCGAGGGTACTTCCCTTGTTTGTCACTTCGCCTCTCGACATTTTTTTTGTGCCATAATGTGCCTCCTGTGGTAAATATATGTTATGGAAGCTCAACTATTTATTCATTCACACCTTGTTCTGATTTTAACTATACTATGCTTCACAATCTAATTTTCACTTTCCATTCCTCTCTCCGAATGCTCTACCCCCTTCCTCTGCTCCACCGGATATTTCTCTACCCGTGCgtttatgaattttttttggtGGTTCAGAAGCATATAGAATAGAATAGGGATTGACAGAAC encodes:
- the LOC124651792 gene encoding chaperone protein ClpB-like yields the protein MVAGTRWRGMFEQRLKDAIAQAEDSDGKLILFIDEMHMIVGAGDRGGTGDAANILKPALARGRIRCVGATTSQEYRKHIEKDSALERRFQKVDVQEPSVEATIAILQGLKKRYQKHHGLTIDDDALVAAVRLADRYITGRQFPDKAIDLMDEACTAVKLRKQKQVENIQGTSTVNEPKEAVSRWTKIPITTFDQEGEKLINLAQKLHERVVGQNEAVNLVAQEVLRSRAGFGQSGQPVGSFLFLGPTGVGKTELAKSLAEKLFDNEKALIRLDMSEYADSGSVLRLIGGPRSYEQGELTETVRSQPFSVILFDEVDKANPSIVKILIQLLGDGMLTDGKGRAIDFKNTIIIMTSNLGADNLSTRMAGENMETKRDILMKKVEECFKHELINKLSDIVMFEPLSHDELREIVRIQMKGVIATVADKGVSLFASDAALDIICSKSHNDLYGARPIKRWMKKNVTTVLADMLVNGEACRGSTISIDAADDKRGLKYQVTTKQEVTDPLGL